GCATCTGCGTGAGACATATCGTCTCGAGATGCAGCTGCTGCATGCGCGTATCCTCAGCGGCGCGCCGCGCGTGGACGCGGCGCTGGAGGAACGCGGCGCGGGCGGCGCGGCGGTGCCCGGCACGACACGCTATCAGGCCTGGCGGTGGGGCGTGATCACGGAACTGCGAGAGGCCGCGGAGCTGGGTTCGCTGTGCAGCCGGCTCGCGCTGGAGGCGGACGCAGGAACGTGAAGCGTGCTCCGCGCCCTTTCGCGCCGAGGGTGCGGTGGGGTTGAGACGTGCCCCGCTTCGCGTTGCGCCGGGCGTGGGGCCGACCCGACGTCGCTGCGGGACGTGAGACGTGCCCCGCCTCCCGCCGCGCCACCCGTGGGGCCGACCCGACGTCGCCGCGGAACGTGGAACGTGCCCCGCCTCCCGCCGCGCCACCCGTGGGGACGAACCCACGTCGCTCCGGAACGTGGAACGTGCCCCGTCCCCGGCA
This genomic interval from Longimicrobiales bacterium contains the following:
- a CDS encoding NUDIX domain-containing protein, with translation MRLKRSVAVVIRHHVRPDSVLLVQRPDDDEDLPGVWGLPAASLMDGESALDAALRAGREKLGVILDVLDVLNEGAHLRETYRLEMQLLHARILSGAPRVDAALEERGAGGAAVPGTTRYQAWRWGVITELREAAELGSLCSRLALEADAGT